A genome region from Rhodopseudomonas boonkerdii includes the following:
- a CDS encoding nuclear transport factor 2 family protein, with translation MMNFDPSLFAAEWCAAWNAHDLDRVLAHFHDDVIFTSPIAASLLPETGGVIRGKAALRAYWEEGLRRIPDLHFTVAAVFAGIDTLVIQYRNQKGVDVSEVLVFDAGLVRQGHGTYPSKIDNPAGANG, from the coding sequence ATGATGAACTTCGATCCTTCCCTGTTCGCTGCAGAGTGGTGTGCCGCATGGAACGCGCATGATCTCGATCGTGTTCTGGCGCACTTCCACGACGACGTAATCTTCACGTCTCCCATTGCGGCGAGCCTCCTGCCCGAAACGGGTGGCGTGATCCGCGGCAAGGCTGCTCTGCGCGCTTATTGGGAGGAGGGCCTTCGCCGTATCCCCGACCTGCATTTCACCGTCGCAGCCGTGTTTGCCGGGATCGATACGCTTGTGATCCAGTATCGGAACCAGAAGGGCGTCGACGTGTCCGAAGTGCTCGTGTTCGACGCGGGTCTGGTGCGTCAGGGACACGGCACCTATCCGAGCAAGATCGATAATCCCGCGGGAGCCAACGGCTGA
- a CDS encoding MBL fold metallo-hydrolase, with protein sequence MTLALTILGSGSSAGVPRPALGWGACDPNNPKNRRRRCSMMAERIGPDGVTRVIIDTSPDLREQLIDADVDDIDAVFLTHEHADQTHGMDDLRSVVLKRRKRIPVYMNASTASDIMLRFGYCFQSPAGSDYPPILDRLGIEAGESRTIRGKGGDLTLTPFLVQHGNIPALGYRIDDTAYSPDLNDIPKESWPALEGLDLWIVDGLRYTQHSSHFSLSDALSWIERFKPKRAVITNMHADLDYEAVRQAVPDGVVPGYDGMRLEIAQFVRPESAGKTE encoded by the coding sequence ATGACGCTGGCGCTCACCATTCTCGGCTCCGGATCGTCCGCGGGCGTGCCGCGCCCGGCACTGGGCTGGGGCGCCTGCGATCCCAATAACCCGAAGAACCGCCGTCGCCGCTGCTCCATGATGGCCGAGCGCATCGGGCCGGACGGAGTTACGCGCGTCATCATCGACACCTCGCCGGACCTGCGTGAGCAACTGATCGACGCCGATGTCGATGACATCGACGCGGTGTTCCTGACCCACGAACACGCCGATCAGACCCATGGCATGGACGACCTGCGCTCCGTGGTGCTGAAGCGTCGCAAGCGTATTCCCGTCTATATGAACGCCTCGACGGCATCGGACATCATGCTGCGCTTCGGCTACTGCTTCCAGTCGCCCGCTGGCAGCGACTACCCGCCGATCCTCGACCGCCTCGGCATCGAGGCCGGCGAGAGCCGCACCATCAGGGGGAAGGGCGGCGACCTCACGCTGACGCCGTTCCTGGTCCAGCATGGCAACATCCCCGCGCTTGGTTATCGCATCGACGACACCGCCTATTCGCCGGACCTCAATGACATCCCGAAAGAGAGCTGGCCGGCGCTCGAAGGCCTCGACCTGTGGATCGTGGACGGTCTGCGCTACACGCAGCATTCTAGCCATTTCAGCCTGAGTGACGCGCTGTCGTGGATCGAGCGCTTCAAGCCGAAACGCGCAGTGATCACCAACATGCATGCGGACCTCGATTACGAGGCCGTGCGGCAGGCGGTGCCGGACGGCGTGGTGCCGGGTTACGACGGCATGAGGCTCGAGATCGCACAGTTTGTGCGTCCCGAATCTGCAGGGAAGACGGAGTGA
- a CDS encoding TatD family hydrolase encodes MLVDSHCHLDFPDFADDLDGIVARAEAAGVGKLVTISTRVRRLPALLAIAERFPNVYCSVGTHPHNADEEDGISADELIELTKHPKVIALGEAGLDNFYEHGSSAAQERGFRAHIAAARATGLPLVIHTREADEPCSAILEDEMKKGAFKAVLHCYTGGRELAMKAIAMGLSISFTGIITFKKSQELRDLAAELPADRIMVETDAPYLAPGKWRGKRNEPSYVVETAKVLAETRGVSYEELAKQTTDNFFRLFSKASREGSAA; translated from the coding sequence ATGCTCGTCGATAGCCACTGCCATCTCGATTTCCCGGATTTCGCCGACGATCTCGACGGCATTGTCGCTCGCGCGGAAGCTGCGGGCGTCGGAAAGCTGGTGACGATCTCGACCCGCGTGCGCCGCTTGCCGGCGCTGCTGGCGATCGCCGAGCGTTTTCCCAATGTCTATTGCTCGGTCGGCACCCATCCGCACAATGCCGACGAAGAAGACGGCATCTCCGCGGACGAGCTGATCGAACTTACCAAACATCCGAAGGTCATAGCGCTCGGCGAAGCCGGCCTCGACAACTTCTACGAACACGGCTCCAGCGCGGCGCAGGAGAGGGGCTTCCGCGCCCATATCGCCGCGGCGCGCGCGACCGGCCTGCCGCTGGTGATCCATACCCGCGAGGCGGATGAACCATGCAGCGCCATTCTCGAAGACGAGATGAAGAAGGGCGCGTTCAAGGCTGTGCTGCATTGCTACACCGGCGGCCGTGAGCTTGCGATGAAGGCCATTGCCATGGGCCTGTCGATCTCTTTCACCGGCATCATCACCTTCAAGAAGTCGCAGGAGCTGCGCGATCTCGCCGCTGAACTCCCGGCCGACCGCATCATGGTCGAGACCGACGCGCCGTATCTCGCCCCCGGCAAATGGCGCGGCAAGCGCAACGAGCCGTCTTACGTCGTGGAGACGGCCAAGGTGCTCGCCGAAACGCGCGGTGTCTCCTACGAAGAGCTGGCGAAACAGACCACGGATAACTTCTTCCGCCTGTTCAGCAAGGCCTCTCGCGAAGGCAGCGCCGCATGA
- the metG gene encoding methionine--tRNA ligase: protein MANASNNTFYITTAIAYPNGVPHVGHAYEAIATDALARFARLDGKDVFFLTGTDEHGQKMVQTAQRENMPVADLATRNAARFKAMDEALNISFDRFIRTTEEQHHRSSQELWKRMQASGDIYLDSYAGWYSVRDEAYYAEDETTVGEDKVRRGPQGTPVEWVEESSYFFKLSAYQDKLLALYESTDFIGPESRKNEVVSFVKSGLKDLSISRTTFDWGIKVPGDDKHVMYVWVDALTNYITGVGFPDEGDGNWKYWPADVHIIGKDIIRFHAVYWPAFLMSAGIPLPKRVYAHGFLFNRGEKMSKSVGNVVDPFNLAEQYGVDQLRYFLLREVSFGQDGSYSHEAIVNRTNADLANDLGNLAQRSLSMIAKQYGGALPEPGAFSDNDKAILAQADAMLEQARSAMATQQIHQALNAIWAVVAEANRYFAGEAPWALAKTDPAKQATVLYTTAEVVRQVAILAQPVMPASCAKLLDVLGIPADARDFAAIPSRIKPGTQLPIPTGIFPRYAEPKPE, encoded by the coding sequence ATGGCGAATGCGTCGAACAATACCTTTTACATCACCACCGCCATCGCCTATCCGAACGGCGTGCCCCATGTCGGCCATGCCTATGAGGCCATCGCCACCGATGCACTCGCGCGTTTCGCGCGGCTCGACGGCAAGGACGTGTTTTTCCTGACCGGCACTGACGAACACGGCCAGAAGATGGTGCAGACGGCGCAGCGCGAGAATATGCCGGTGGCCGATCTCGCGACCCGCAACGCCGCCCGCTTCAAGGCGATGGACGAAGCCCTCAACATCTCGTTCGACCGCTTCATCCGCACCACGGAAGAGCAGCACCATCGCTCCTCGCAAGAGTTGTGGAAGCGCATGCAGGCGAGCGGCGATATCTATCTCGATTCCTATGCCGGCTGGTATTCCGTCCGCGACGAGGCCTATTACGCGGAGGACGAAACGACCGTCGGCGAGGACAAGGTCCGCCGCGGCCCGCAGGGCACACCGGTCGAGTGGGTCGAGGAGAGCAGCTACTTCTTCAAGCTGTCCGCCTATCAGGACAAGCTGCTGGCGCTTTACGAGTCCACCGATTTCATCGGTCCGGAATCCCGCAAGAACGAAGTCGTGAGCTTCGTGAAATCCGGCTTGAAGGATCTGTCGATCTCGCGCACCACCTTCGACTGGGGCATCAAGGTGCCCGGCGACGACAAGCATGTGATGTATGTCTGGGTCGATGCGCTGACCAACTACATCACCGGTGTCGGCTTCCCCGATGAGGGCGACGGCAACTGGAAATATTGGCCGGCCGATGTGCATATCATCGGCAAGGACATCATTCGTTTTCACGCGGTGTACTGGCCGGCCTTCCTGATGTCCGCCGGCATCCCGCTGCCAAAGCGCGTCTATGCCCACGGCTTCCTGTTCAACAGGGGCGAGAAGATGTCAAAGTCGGTCGGCAATGTAGTCGACCCCTTCAATCTCGCCGAGCAGTACGGCGTCGATCAGCTGCGCTATTTCCTGCTGCGCGAAGTTTCGTTCGGGCAGGACGGCAGCTACAGCCACGAGGCCATCGTCAACCGCACCAATGCCGATCTCGCCAACGACCTCGGCAATCTCGCCCAGCGTTCGCTGTCGATGATCGCCAAGCAATATGGCGGCGCGCTGCCGGAGCCGGGCGCGTTCAGCGATAACGACAAGGCGATCCTCGCTCAGGCCGACGCGATGCTCGAACAGGCGCGCAGCGCCATGGCGACACAACAGATTCATCAGGCGCTGAATGCGATCTGGGCCGTGGTCGCGGAGGCCAACCGTTATTTCGCCGGCGAGGCGCCATGGGCGCTGGCCAAAACCGACCCCGCCAAGCAGGCGACGGTGCTCTACACCACCGCGGAAGTCGTGCGTCAGGTCGCGATCCTGGCGCAGCCGGTCATGCCGGCCTCTTGCGCGAAACTGCTGGACGTGCTCGGCATTCCCGCCGACGCGCGCGACTTCGCGGCGATCCCGAGCCGCATCAAGCCGGGTACGCAGCTGCCGATCCCGACCGGCATCTTCCCGCGCTATGCCGAGCCGAAGCCTGAGTGA
- a CDS encoding DNA polymerase III subunit delta', translating to MSKAEPEITVPHPRETTALFGHHDAEQTLLGAYSGGRIPHAWLISGPQGIGKATLAYRMARFVLAHRDPASTQVQSAETLDLDPEHSVVHQVAAEAHGGLLEIHRTANDKGVLRTVITVDDVRETVGFYGSTAAVDGWRVCIVDTVDELNTNAANALLKVLEEPPLRSLFLLVTHAQARVLPTIQSRCRKLPLRALAAADVLSAAALATGRDESDPELREVADASEGSVSRAVNLLGGGALKLHQRTASLLNTLPHVDPRELHALGDALGTSDRVALAAFTDSVDRWIGERLRADEGGLNANLPRLARLAEVWEKIGKAARETESYNLERKPLVFSVFSLLAEATR from the coding sequence ATGAGCAAGGCCGAGCCCGAGATCACCGTTCCGCATCCGCGCGAGACCACCGCGCTGTTCGGCCATCACGACGCCGAGCAGACGCTATTGGGCGCCTATAGCGGCGGCCGCATTCCGCATGCCTGGCTGATCTCCGGCCCGCAGGGCATCGGCAAAGCGACTCTCGCCTATCGCATGGCGCGCTTCGTGCTCGCGCACCGCGATCCCGCGTCAACGCAGGTACAATCCGCAGAGACGCTCGATCTCGATCCCGAACATTCCGTCGTCCACCAGGTTGCGGCCGAGGCGCATGGCGGGCTGCTGGAAATCCATCGCACCGCCAACGACAAGGGTGTCCTGCGCACCGTCATCACCGTGGACGACGTGCGCGAGACCGTCGGCTTCTACGGCTCCACGGCCGCTGTCGATGGCTGGCGTGTCTGCATCGTCGATACCGTGGACGAGCTCAACACCAACGCCGCCAATGCGCTGCTGAAGGTGCTGGAAGAGCCGCCGCTGCGGTCGCTGTTTCTGCTTGTCACCCACGCCCAGGCACGCGTGTTGCCGACCATCCAGTCGCGCTGTCGCAAGCTGCCGCTCCGCGCGCTCGCGGCCGCGGACGTGCTCTCCGCCGCTGCGTTGGCCACGGGGCGTGACGAGAGCGATCCCGAACTGCGTGAGGTCGCGGACGCTTCCGAAGGCAGCGTCTCCCGCGCCGTCAATCTGCTCGGCGGCGGTGCGCTGAAACTGCATCAACGCACGGCATCGCTGCTGAATACGTTGCCCCATGTGGACCCCCGTGAATTGCACGCGCTCGGCGATGCCCTCGGCACCAGCGACCGCGTTGCGCTTGCGGCTTTCACTGACAGCGTCGATCGCTGGATCGGCGAGCGGCTGCGCGCGGACGAGGGGGGCCTGAACGCCAATCTGCCCCGCCTTGCACGCCTCGCGGAGGTATGGGAAAAGATTGGCAAAGCCGCGCGCGAGACCGAATCCTACAATCTCGAGCGAAAACCTCTGGTTTTCTCGGTATTTAGCCTGCTCGCAGAAGCGACGCGCTGA
- the tmk gene encoding dTMP kinase produces MTETHPIAPQRGRFITFEGGEGAGKSTQIKLLADRLNEAGIRAIVTREPGGSPGAEIIRHVVLSGMGKLLGAEAETLLFAAARDDHVHAVIKPALDQGIWVLCDRFSDSTRAYQGQQSNVAPELLTALERVTIGGLKPDLTVILDLPVEVGMARAAARRGTGMPDRFEAEGIAFHQGLRDAFRQIAMDEPQRCVLLDATLSPKAVANNIWRVLRKRLLREAAHA; encoded by the coding sequence ATGACGGAGACGCATCCCATAGCGCCCCAGCGTGGACGCTTCATCACATTCGAAGGCGGAGAGGGCGCCGGCAAGTCGACGCAGATCAAGCTGCTCGCCGATCGCCTCAACGAAGCCGGCATCCGCGCCATCGTCACCCGCGAGCCCGGCGGCTCGCCCGGCGCCGAGATCATCCGCCATGTGGTGCTGTCCGGTATGGGCAAGCTGCTCGGCGCCGAAGCCGAAACGCTGCTGTTCGCCGCCGCGCGGGACGACCATGTCCATGCGGTCATCAAACCGGCGCTCGACCAGGGCATCTGGGTGTTGTGCGACCGCTTCTCGGACTCCACCCGCGCCTATCAGGGCCAGCAGAGCAACGTCGCGCCGGAACTGTTGACGGCGCTGGAGCGCGTCACCATTGGTGGGTTGAAGCCTGATCTCACGGTGATCCTCGATCTCCCCGTGGAAGTCGGCATGGCGCGAGCTGCCGCCCGCCGCGGCACTGGCATGCCGGATCGCTTCGAGGCCGAAGGTATCGCCTTTCATCAGGGTTTGCGCGATGCGTTCCGGCAGATCGCCATGGATGAGCCGCAACGCTGCGTGTTGCTGGACGCGACGCTGTCGCCCAAAGCCGTCGCCAACAATATCTGGCGTGTGCTGCGCAAACGCCTGTTGCGGGAGGCTGCGCACGCATGA
- a CDS encoding D-alanyl-D-alanine carboxypeptidase family protein: protein MTSGFLTPKSSLWRQLVAGLLMAAFALQPLAHAANQSVQGAKKAVEEGGYDTDAPTAILIEASSGAVLFEKNADELRAPSSMMKLMTVEVVFDALTRGDIKLTDEYRVSENSWRKGGAPAGASTMFAALNSRVPVADLLRGAIIQSGNDSCMIMAEAIEGNEAAFAERMTRRARALGMPKSTFANSSGLPDAGNKMTVRELATLARHIIRAYPEFYKIFGEREFTWNKIRQQNRNPLLATLEGADGFKTGYTKDGGYGMVGSAVQNDTRLIVVVNGLESSDDRAAAAKKLLEWGFKNFEVRSVFAGDQAVGYAKVFGGNRGSVALVSRDPVKVMVQKNGNDKLIARIVYNGPVQAPVRAGQPVGMVKVWRGQQVAVEAPVYAADAVGTGTTLQRAVDGAGELMIGLFRAGAAKL, encoded by the coding sequence ATGACATCTGGCTTCCTCACACCAAAATCCTCGCTTTGGCGACAGCTTGTCGCCGGCCTGCTCATGGCGGCTTTTGCGCTGCAGCCGTTGGCTCATGCCGCCAATCAGAGCGTGCAGGGCGCCAAGAAGGCGGTTGAGGAGGGGGGCTACGACACCGACGCGCCGACCGCGATCCTGATCGAGGCAAGCTCGGGCGCTGTGCTGTTCGAGAAGAACGCCGACGAGCTGCGCGCCCCGTCCAGCATGATGAAATTGATGACCGTTGAGGTCGTGTTCGACGCCCTCACCCGAGGCGACATCAAGCTGACCGACGAGTACCGCGTCAGCGAGAATTCTTGGCGCAAGGGTGGCGCGCCTGCCGGTGCGTCTACCATGTTCGCTGCGCTGAACAGCCGCGTTCCGGTTGCCGATCTCCTGCGCGGAGCCATCATCCAGAGCGGCAATGACAGCTGCATGATCATGGCCGAGGCTATTGAGGGTAACGAAGCGGCATTTGCCGAGCGAATGACCAGACGCGCCCGCGCGCTCGGCATGCCGAAATCCACCTTCGCCAATTCGAGCGGGTTACCGGATGCCGGCAACAAGATGACTGTACGCGAGCTCGCAACGCTCGCGCGTCACATCATTCGCGCCTATCCCGAATTCTACAAGATCTTCGGCGAGCGGGAATTCACCTGGAACAAGATCCGTCAGCAGAACCGCAATCCGCTGCTTGCGACGCTGGAAGGTGCCGACGGTTTTAAGACGGGTTACACCAAGGATGGCGGCTACGGCATGGTTGGCTCGGCCGTGCAGAACGATACGCGACTGATCGTGGTTGTGAACGGTCTCGAGAGTTCCGATGATCGCGCTGCGGCTGCCAAAAAGCTGCTCGAATGGGGTTTCAAGAATTTCGAGGTCCGCAGCGTCTTTGCCGGCGACCAGGCGGTCGGTTACGCAAAAGTGTTCGGCGGGAACAGGGGCTCGGTGGCGCTGGTCAGCAGGGACCCGGTCAAGGTCATGGTGCAGAAGAACGGCAACGACAAGCTGATCGCGCGCATCGTCTATAACGGGCCGGTGCAGGCGCCCGTCCGCGCCGGCCAGCCGGTCGGTATGGTGAAGGTCTGGCGCGGCCAGCAGGTCGCCGTGGAAGCGCCGGTCTATGCCGCCGACGCGGTCGGCACCGGCACCACTTTGCAGCGCGCCGTCGATGGCGCCGGCGAGCTGATGATCGGCCTGTTCCGCGCCGGCGCCGCAAAGCTGTGA
- a CDS encoding septal ring lytic transglycosylase RlpA family protein — MGILRSHRIGRAASAAAAMSACLALANCSQTTGFSRVDPKYGVSSSPRVVGMGEPVPKGGGTYRVGKPYVVGGRTYVPEEDENYRAEGIASWYGDAFHGRLTANGEVFDMASLTAAHPTLPIPSYVRVTNVRNGKSLIVRVNDRGPYHGNRLIDVSNRAAELLEFKSNGTARVRVEYVGRAPLEGSDDRQLMATLRTGEPAPSPSVVRVASARSFVPDMQGGRVVSRDVPMPEGRPYSLGNTAADRQTSEMSSSSRYRSASAYPAANPRVVSYEGNADYAEPAARNDGTVDARGAAAILSGRGLY; from the coding sequence ATGGGGATTCTTCGGTCACACCGCATCGGTCGTGCTGCAAGCGCAGCAGCGGCCATGAGCGCCTGTCTGGCGCTGGCCAACTGCTCCCAAACAACCGGCTTCAGCCGTGTCGATCCGAAGTATGGTGTCTCCAGCAGCCCGCGCGTGGTGGGCATGGGCGAGCCGGTTCCAAAAGGTGGCGGTACCTATCGCGTTGGCAAGCCTTATGTGGTTGGCGGCCGTACCTATGTTCCTGAAGAGGACGAAAATTACCGCGCCGAAGGGATCGCGTCTTGGTACGGCGACGCCTTCCACGGTCGCCTGACAGCCAATGGCGAAGTGTTCGACATGGCGTCACTCACGGCGGCACATCCGACGCTGCCGATTCCGAGCTATGTCCGCGTCACCAATGTGCGCAACGGCAAGTCGCTGATCGTGCGTGTCAACGATCGCGGTCCCTATCACGGCAATCGCCTGATCGACGTGTCGAACAGGGCGGCCGAACTTCTCGAATTCAAGAGTAACGGCACTGCGCGTGTGCGTGTTGAGTATGTCGGACGTGCGCCGCTGGAAGGTTCCGACGATCGTCAGCTGATGGCAACACTGCGTACCGGCGAACCTGCGCCATCGCCGTCGGTTGTGCGTGTCGCCTCCGCACGCTCCTTCGTGCCGGATATGCAGGGCGGCCGGGTCGTTTCGCGCGACGTTCCGATGCCGGAAGGGCGGCCATATTCGCTGGGCAACACTGCTGCGGATCGCCAGACGTCGGAGATGTCGTCGTCCAGCCGCTATCGTTCGGCTTCCGCTTATCCCGCCGCTAACCCGCGGGTCGTTTCCTATGAGGGGAATGCCGATTACGCCGAGCCAGCTGCGCGTAATGACGGTACCGTGGATGCCCGCGGCGCTGCTGCGATTCTGTCCGGTCGCGGCCTTTATTGA
- a CDS encoding GntR family transcriptional regulator — MTSLKRIEREPLWDLAHAQLRDALLAGRFAPGTVLTLRSLAETFGTSITPVRDAVTRLVAQGVLQQGPRNAAIVPHLTRNELSDLTVVRCALEGRAAREAAKRPQAASLERLQALLAKMQSLIASRSLESYLEHHRKFHFEIYAMSGVPILVETIENMWLRCGPVLSFVIPEYVVLLKGWDHHTAALKAIIAGDGEAAEREIVADIMEAAQYLSGLADTGGQLRRPLPEIAAG; from the coding sequence ATGACATCGCTTAAGCGCATTGAACGTGAACCGTTATGGGATTTGGCTCATGCGCAGCTCCGCGACGCGCTGCTGGCTGGCCGCTTTGCGCCGGGAACGGTGCTGACACTGCGATCTCTGGCTGAGACGTTTGGAACGTCGATCACGCCTGTCCGCGACGCGGTTACGCGTCTGGTGGCGCAGGGGGTGTTGCAGCAGGGACCGCGCAACGCGGCGATCGTTCCTCATCTCACGCGCAACGAACTCAGCGATCTCACCGTCGTGCGCTGCGCCCTCGAAGGGCGCGCGGCACGTGAGGCTGCGAAGAGGCCGCAGGCAGCATCACTCGAACGGCTTCAGGCGCTGCTTGCGAAGATGCAGTCGCTGATCGCGTCTCGGTCGCTCGAAAGCTATCTCGAGCATCATCGCAAGTTTCACTTCGAGATCTATGCGATGTCCGGTGTTCCGATTCTCGTCGAGACCATCGAAAACATGTGGCTGCGCTGCGGCCCCGTTCTGTCCTTCGTGATCCCCGAATATGTGGTGCTGCTGAAGGGCTGGGACCATCACACCGCCGCCCTGAAGGCGATTATCGCCGGCGACGGTGAAGCGGCCGAGCGTGAGATCGTTGCCGATATCATGGAAGCGGCCCAGTATCTGAGCGGTCTGGCCGATACGGGCGGACAGTTGCGGCGCCCACTGCCCGAGATTGCAGCCGGCTGA
- a CDS encoding Bug family tripartite tricarboxylate transporter substrate binding protein yields the protein MSIIASFGRAALCAAGIAVSAVSPSSAQSGFPQKDITFIVPWNAGGSNDVAARALDPILREHGIKLVIENVPGATGVIGMKRVASSAPDGYVIGMGTSSTLALIAQNKASGLTNANFTHIARVSTDPLMLLVPSTSAIKSLSDYIANMKSRPGKVTIGTPGSYNLNHIFASMTARAAGVEYVNVPYTGGSKVVADLIGQHVDSGVLKPSETLGQIQEKLLTPIGIFANERLEMFPEVPTFKERGFDVFPYGPVVQMAYVVGPAELPNDVRTKLVTAFRAAIQDPRFKEFAKKNVFLVDDLTGDALTKEVDSVAVAIGKVAAQTFPKE from the coding sequence ATGTCGATCATCGCGTCCTTCGGGCGTGCAGCGCTATGCGCCGCTGGAATTGCTGTTTCTGCCGTCTCGCCATCCTCGGCTCAGTCCGGGTTCCCGCAAAAGGACATCACCTTTATCGTGCCGTGGAACGCTGGCGGCTCGAACGACGTGGCCGCGCGTGCGCTCGATCCGATTCTGCGCGAGCACGGCATCAAGCTGGTCATCGAAAACGTTCCCGGCGCGACCGGTGTCATCGGCATGAAGCGTGTCGCGAGTTCTGCGCCTGACGGCTATGTTATCGGCATGGGCACCAGCTCGACGCTGGCGCTGATCGCCCAGAACAAGGCGAGCGGCCTCACCAATGCGAACTTTACGCATATTGCGCGGGTCTCCACCGATCCGCTGATGCTGTTGGTGCCTTCCACCAGCGCGATCAAATCCCTGTCCGATTATATCGCCAATATGAAATCCAGGCCCGGCAAGGTCACCATCGGCACGCCCGGCAGCTACAATCTCAACCACATCTTCGCATCGATGACGGCGCGCGCCGCCGGCGTTGAATATGTGAACGTGCCCTATACCGGCGGCTCGAAAGTCGTGGCCGACCTCATCGGCCAGCATGTCGACTCCGGTGTGCTGAAACCTTCCGAGACCCTTGGCCAGATCCAGGAAAAGCTGCTCACGCCGATCGGCATCTTCGCCAATGAGCGGCTGGAGATGTTCCCAGAGGTGCCGACCTTCAAGGAACGCGGCTTCGACGTCTTCCCTTACGGTCCTGTGGTGCAGATGGCCTATGTGGTCGGCCCCGCAGAACTTCCGAACGATGTGCGCACCAAGCTGGTGACCGCTTTCCGTGCCGCGATCCAGGATCCGCGCTTCAAGGAATTCGCCAAGAAGAACGTCTTCCTGGTGGACGACCTCACCGGCGACGCACTGACGAAGGAAGTCGACAGCGTTGCCGTCGCTATCGGCAAGGTCGCCGCACAAACCTTCCCGAAGGAATAA
- a CDS encoding mandelate racemase/muconate lactonizing enzyme family protein, with amino-acid sequence MKIKKITCHVVAAPVQRPFTSSRGWLYKTRGTCLVEIETDDGIVGWGECYGPSAVAKSFIDTQLAPRVIGRDPFDIEVIWEDLYNRIKDYGPKGMSIAAISGIDIALWDIIGKVCNKPVHKLIGGAFRTEVDCYATGLYFTDMERLVDEAVEEAVGYKKAGFKAIKMKIGLGSIKRDYERVKAVREAIGSDIKLMVDANHCLTVPAAIKLGRKLEELDIEWFEEPISPEDIDGYIEVTRSLDMAVAGGENEFTRWGFRDAIVRKAMDIVQPDVCAAGGITECKKIAALASTHGVECVPHAWGSVVGLSATIHFLASIPNQPPSLFPMPPMLEFEQEENPFRDHLAVKPIEQVNGVIAVPTGAGLGIEVDRSVIDKYRVA; translated from the coding sequence TTGAAAATCAAGAAGATCACCTGCCACGTTGTCGCCGCTCCCGTGCAGCGCCCGTTCACGTCGTCACGCGGTTGGCTCTACAAGACACGTGGCACCTGCCTCGTCGAAATCGAAACCGATGACGGCATCGTCGGCTGGGGCGAGTGCTACGGCCCCTCCGCTGTCGCAAAGTCCTTCATCGATACGCAACTCGCGCCCCGCGTCATCGGCCGCGACCCGTTCGATATCGAGGTGATCTGGGAGGACCTCTACAATCGCATCAAGGACTACGGCCCCAAGGGCATGTCGATCGCCGCCATCAGCGGCATCGACATCGCGCTGTGGGATATCATCGGTAAAGTCTGCAACAAGCCGGTGCACAAGCTGATCGGCGGCGCCTTCCGCACCGAAGTCGACTGCTACGCGACGGGACTCTATTTCACCGATATGGAGCGCCTGGTCGATGAAGCCGTGGAGGAAGCTGTCGGCTACAAGAAGGCCGGCTTCAAGGCGATCAAGATGAAGATCGGCCTCGGCTCCATCAAGCGCGACTATGAGCGCGTCAAGGCCGTGCGCGAGGCGATCGGCTCCGACATCAAGCTGATGGTCGATGCTAATCACTGCCTCACCGTGCCCGCCGCGATCAAGCTTGGCCGCAAGCTGGAAGAGCTGGACATCGAATGGTTCGAAGAGCCGATCTCGCCGGAGGATATCGACGGCTATATCGAAGTGACACGGTCGCTCGACATGGCGGTGGCCGGCGGCGAGAACGAATTCACCCGCTGGGGCTTTCGCGATGCCATCGTGCGCAAGGCGATGGACATCGTGCAGCCTGACGTCTGCGCGGCTGGCGGCATCACCGAATGCAAGAAGATCGCAGCGCTTGCCAGCACCCATGGCGTCGAATGCGTGCCGCATGCCTGGGGGTCGGTGGTTGGCCTTTCCGCCACCATCCATTTCCTCGCTTCGATCCCGAACCAGCCGCCGAGCCTGTTTCCGATGCCACCAATGCTCGAATTCGAACAGGAGGAAAACCCGTTCCGCGATCATCTCGCGGTCAAGCCGATCGAACAGGTGAATGGCGTCATCGCGGTGCCGACCGGAGCCGGCCTCGGCATCGAGGTCGATCGCTCCGTCATCGACAAATATCGCGTCGCGTGA